The genomic region GTAGCGGTAGCGCTGATGCTAACAGTACTTATTGTCGTTAGCAGCTAGTTGAACCTATGTCATCTTAGTTGTACTGTTAGGAAGTTTAGTTTAAGTGACAACACCGAGAGAACCATTTACaacagtagtagtagtagtagtagtagttagCAGTAGCACTGAGGATTGTCATGGCAACACTGGCAGTGTGACCTCTGACCGTTGTGATATCACAAGGGTCATAGTTGAGCACCTGCACCTGTTGGTGGTGTAGTCCTATAGCCCTAGCTGTTAACATTCAACAGCCCAGTGTAGTGTGTACATAGCCCTGTGTGTGATAGAtgtttctatctctctaacTATACCCCCCTATCTCCAGAGCTGTTGAGGTAAGATATTCTCAACATTTAGGCAAAGGGGGGTGGCAGAGTTTTCAACAGGGAGGTGGATGGGTCCTCGCTGTCCTAAAAAGGGCATCGGACAAAACTAAAGAGTTCAGCCAAATAGAAGGTGCAGattgagagtgaaggagaggacagcaagagccaggagggagatgagggagggggtgggaggggtggaggaaggggcggCGGCAgacgaggggggcaggaggtcaAAGTCGGGCGGGCACTCGAGCTCGAAGCAGCGCAGCGTGGCGCCCGCATCCTCGTTGCCGTAGTTGGCCCAGTACTCCTCGGCTTCCAGCTTTGGCAGCGCCATCTCCTCCTCGCCCAGCTCGTACTTGACAGAGGTGGTCAAGGAGGGACTCTTGCCACCATAGGGGGCTGCCTTGATGGTCTCAGAGCTTTTCTCGAAGAGGCCCTTGCTGGCGGACTGGGGCTTGTTCTTGGAGAACCACCAGCGAGTCTTGgtgctgaaggtggtggtggtggagccgCCGATGGAGCCGGGGtcgggcagggggcagggggcaaaGTCCATCTCGCGCAGGAAACGCAGGTCGGTGCCACGGCgattggagggggaggagcacatCAGCTCGGAGGAGGAGACGCGGGCGCCACGGAACCACTCCCACAGGGAGCGGGCTTCACAGCCGCAGGACCAGGGGTTGTCGTTGAGACGGAGGAACTCGATGCCCTGGGTGTCTCTCAGAGCCTGGCTGGGCAGCTCCGCCAGGGAGTTGTTGAACAGGAAAAGCATGGTCAAACGGCCAAGGTCGCGGAACGCCCGGCGGTTGACCTGCCGCACGCGGTTGTCGTGGATGAGGAGGCGGTCCAGGTTGACCAGGCCACGGAACACGTTCTCGGACAGTGTGCGGATACGGTTGCCATGCAGGAAGAGCTGGCTCAGGTTGATGAGGTCAGAGAAGAGGTCGTCCTGCAGGAAGTGGAGCTGGTTCTCCTAAAAGGAGGCAGGAAATAGAGGCTGGGTAAGGGAGAGGAAGGCTTCCAACATTCTCAAAAcaatcttatgtgtgtgtgagtatgtttttGTGTTGACATGAGTGTACACGATGAGCATGctctatgtgtatgtatgtctgtccggtgtatatgtgtgtgtgtgtgtccgtgtgtgtgcattcgtgTGTGTTAGTACCTACCTGCAAGTAAAGAAAATGCAGGCTGTAAAGCTTGTGGAAGATGTCATGGGGCAGGGCGTTGAGCTTGCAGCGGTGCATGTGGAGACTCTGGAGCTTCTCCAGGCCCCGGAAGgcgcccccctccagcctgtgCAGGTGAGGGTTGTCTCCaaggtccagctcctccaggtccCTCAGCTCACTGAAAGCACCAGCTTCAATCCATGTGATGTTGTTGGAGAACAGCCACAGAACCTGGACAGAGGGTTCAATAGGGATCATGTTTAATTTGATCATTGATCTATATTTATCTACATGCCGTTTGTTTATCTAGCTATTTATATATGGCAACGTGTGACACACAATAAACACTTgaggtttatttttattttttttctgagTAAAGGgcactaaataaatgtaaaactcACAAACTAagtttgtctgtctgacagttCAAACAGTTCAGTCTGCATTGTCTCTCTATTTACTTCATAATATTTCTCTTACCTGAGTTCCAAATCCGAAAGATCCCACTCTGAGCTCCGTAATCCGGTTGTTCTGGAGGAAAACGCGTTGCGAGTCGTAGGGCACTCCCGCTGGCACGAGGGTGAAGTTCTGCGCCTGGCAGCTCACGGTCATCGGCGTCGGGTAGCACACGCACAAGTGCGGGCACGCCTGAGCCGGACTGGGCTTGCCAAGGACCAACCACACAACCAGCCACATGGAGAGACCACCTGGGAAAAAAGGGGGTCACCGTGAAAATTTAGTCCAACTGCGGGCTGAGCGAGAGGCCGTTCGGCCAAGGAGCTGTCCAACGGCCgtgctgctaaaatgactaTAGGCACTCCCGCTGCACTCCCGCTAATGAAATAGAAAATTGCTTATTTCGTATGCAAACATTGGTTTTCTATGTGTAGAATAcataacaatatatatataactagTGTTGGGACTTTTTAACCATCAATCAAGCAATTTAAGATAGGAAATATTTCCCCGGTAGGCCCATTTTAAAGCATTGCTGAGGTTTTCTCGAGTTATATTACAAAATATGAACATTGCTGCGTCTACAATTCCTCATATGATTACGAAATATGACGCAGAGGATAGATTCAGTGGGTGTAGGTGTTGCAAAGTCTATGCGTAAAACTCAGATAGCTCACTCTATTTGCGCCAACAATTACGCACAGTGCAATTGGAATGCAATAGGTAAAACATAATTAGATAATTACAACCCCAAAATGTAATGAATGCTACAAACTCCAGTTCCATATTTAAGGTATAGCCTACGTGCCACATGAAACAGAACTAAACTTTTCCCAACACAATACCAAAACTTCCCAATGTATTAAACACTGCATAATTTAGACTACTAAGGATCCAACAATCCTATCAAATGCGTAATGCAATGATAATTTGCTCACATGTATGCAAGACAACTAAGTGCACATAAACCGCAGGAGACACGAATGAAACTTACTTTTGCAGTTGCGTATGATGGAGCATCGTCGGCTCCGAGCAGTCGTAGGGGTTTCCATCCTGAACCAAAGTCGAAAGCGAGTTAGCCTGAAAGGGCGAAGTAATGCCTGCTATCTCTGCTGATGATCTGGTTCCTGAGTCGGAGCGACTGAGAGAGTGCCGATTGTCAGAACCCGGTGTCCATTTATACTCGAGCTGTCGTAGCGCCTACGGCAGTGGGCACCGTGGAATCTCTCATACGTCACAGCCCAGGTCAATAATGCGGGCGGGTGGCGCACAACGaaaagaggatgggagggaggattCTTGGAGAACTGAGCGCGCGCAATCGCAGTTAGTAGACCTTTCCTTGTCTCAGacaagagaaaggaggagactCGATGCATCACCACaaatgaaaggaagagaggcgTGGAGATACCGATAAAGCAAGGGGGGCCCAAGGAACGGCACGGTGCCCGGTAATGACTGCGCTTTGTGGAGGAGCGGATGACGGGTAGGAGATGGGCAAGAGGCTCACTTCCTGGCTTGCGTTTAGAGAGGCCGGTATGGTCTGCTTCCGGCATTTCGCAGAGTCAAACAGTTGAATGAAAAGAAGATAGTGGTGATGTGATTCATAGAGGCCAGGAGTAAACCCCTGAAATATGATTAAGCACTCGAAGGGACCCATTTACCGCCAAAAGA from Osmerus mordax isolate fOsmMor3 chromosome 14, fOsmMor3.pri, whole genome shotgun sequence harbors:
- the rtn4rl2a gene encoding reticulon-4 receptor-like 2a; the protein is METPTTARSRRCSIIRNCKSGLSMWLVVWLVLGKPSPAQACPHLCVCYPTPMTVSCQAQNFTLVPAGVPYDSQRVFLQNNRITELRVGSFGFGTQVLWLFSNNITWIEAGAFSELRDLEELDLGDNPHLHRLEGGAFRGLEKLQSLHMHRCKLNALPHDIFHKLYSLHFLYLQENQLHFLQDDLFSDLINLSQLFLHGNRIRTLSENVFRGLVNLDRLLIHDNRVRQVNRRAFRDLGRLTMLFLFNNSLAELPSQALRDTQGIEFLRLNDNPWSCGCEARSLWEWFRGARVSSSELMCSSPSNRRGTDLRFLREMDFAPCPLPDPGSIGGSTTTTFSTKTRWWFSKNKPQSASKGLFEKSSETIKAAPYGGKSPSLTTSVKYELGEEEMALPKLEAEEYWANYGNEDAGATLRCFELECPPDFDLLPPSSAAAPSSTPPTPSLISLLALAVLSFTLNLHLLFG